The DNA sequence CCATGAGTGGGCGCCCTGGCACTACCTCGGCGCCGAACGCGCCCGGAGCCGCTACGAGCGGCGCACCGGCCACCCGGCCAAGCACCGGCTCGGCGAGAACCTCTTCAAGATCGGCGTCGGGGAGACCCTGAGCCACGTCCGGAGCCGCTCCGACGTGTCCGTCGTCTCAGCACGCTCGCGCTACTGGCCCGTCCTTCCCCAGCTCGTGCCGCGCATCCCCGTCCTGCGGGAATTCGCCACCTGGAACCTCCTCCTCATCCTCCGGCGGTGTTCATGACCAGCGCTGTCCACCCACCCCGGTCCACGGCCCCGGACGGCGCGGGTCCCGCGCCCTCCGGCCCCGCCGACGGGCCGCCCACGCCTCGTTCACGGCGCTGGCTGCTGGGCTTCTGGGCCGCCGTGTTCGCGGCGTTCCTCGCGGTGTCGCCCGGCCGGATGACGTTCGACACCAAGCTCGGCGTCGTCGTGGACCCCTGGCGCTTCCTGGGCGATCTGGGCGAGCTGTGGCACAGCCGGGCCGGGTTCGGCGGGATCGCCGACCAGTACGTCGGCTACGCCGTCCCGATGCTGCCGTACTACGGGGCCGCCGACCTGCTGCACGTGCCGGTCTGGCTCGCGGAGCGGCTGTGGCTGTCGCTGATCGTGGCGACCGCCTTCTGGGGTGCGCTGCGGCTGGCGGAGCGGCTGGCCGTGGGCTCCCCGGCCACCCGGCTGCCGGCGGCGGTCGCGTACGCGCTGTGGCCGACGTACACCATCGTCGTGGGCTCGACCTCGGCGGCGGCCCTGCCGGGCGCCCTGCTGCCGTGGGTGCTGCTGCCGCTGACGAACCCGCGCCTCGCGCCGAGGACCGCCGCGGCCCGGTCCGCGCTGCTGATCCCGCTGATGGGCGGCGTCAACGCCGCCTCCACGCTCGCCTCATTGCTGCCGGTGGGCCTGTATCTGCTGTCCCGTCCCGGCGGGCCACGCAAGCGCGCCCTGCTGGGGTGGTGGATCCCGGGCGTGATCCTGGCGACCGCCTGGTGGGTCGTTCCGCTGCTGCTGCTGGGCATCTTCGGCGAGAACTTCATGCCGTACGTGGAGTCCTCGTACACCACCACCACGACCATGTCGGCGACCGAGGTGTTGCGCGGCGGCGGGAACTGGGTCGGCTATCTGAACTTCGGCGAGGCCTGGCTGCCGGCCGGCTGGACCGTCGCCACCGCGACCGTCACCATCCTGGGCTCGGCGCTCGCCGCCGCCCTGGGCCTGGCGGGGCTGGCGCGCCGTGATCTGCCCGAGCGCCGCTGGCTGGTGCTGACCGTGCTGTGCGTCGCGCTCATCACGCTCGCCGGGTACGGCGGTGCGCTGGGCGGGCTGTTCCACGGGACCGTGCAGGACTGGCTGGACGGCTGGCTGGTGCCGTTCCGCAACATCTACAAGTTCCAGACGGGTCTTGCGCTGGCCCTGGCCCTGGGACTCGCGCACCTCACCGCGGTGGTCTCCGTCGCAGCGGCGGCGCGTGGCGGCGGCAACCCGGTGCGCGCCCGGCGGCTCGTGCCGGTGGTCGCCGCGGCGCTCGTGCTGCCGGGGCTCGCCTGGCCGTACGTCAACGGCTCGATCCTGCAGACGGGTTCGTTCCAGCAGCTGCCCACGTACTGGGAGACGACCGGGAGCTGGCTGAAGAAGAACTCGGCCAACGACCGCGCCCTGGTCGTCCCCGCGACCGCGCACGGCATCTACACCTGGGGCTCCCCCATCGACCAGCCGCTGGACGTGCTGGCGAACTCGCCCTGGGCGCAACGGGATTACGTGCCGTTCGGCACGCCGGGCAACCGGCGGGCGATGGACGCCGTCGAACAGGCGCTGACCACCGGCGGCGAGGTCCCCGGACTGAGCGAGTACCTCAACCGGGCGGGGCTGCACTATGTGGTGGTCCGCAACGACCTGGATCCCGACCAGTTGGGGTACGTCCCCACGACCACGGTGAAGCGCACCCTGGAGGCGTCCGGATACCGGCGCGTCACCGGCTTCGGTCCCGTGATGACCGGCGGCCGGATCGCGGCGGACACCCCCGTGCAGGTCGAGGGACTCTATCCGCGGCAGCGGGCCGTGGAGATCTACGAGCCGCCGGCCGGGACGGAGCGTCCGGGGCGGGCGACCACGTCCCCGGTGGCCTCGACGGCCGTCGTGAGCGGCGGCCCCGAGTCCCTGCTGCCGCTGTCGGCGAGCGGCGCGCTGAACGGCCGGCCGGCCGTGCTGGCCGGCGACGCGCACCCGGGCCTGGGGCGGCCGTCGCTGTACGCGGCGGGCGACGGGCTGCGACGCGCCGACACCCGGTTCGGGCTGGTCAACTCCAACACCTCGTACACGTACACCTCCGATGAGCGCAACGCGGTGGACGCCGCGCAGGATCCGGACCGCAGACCCCGGCAGATCCTGCCGACGTCCGGCGCGGAGCACCAGACCACCGCCGTACTGCGGGGCGCGAAGAAGGTCAGCGCCTCGTCGGTGGGGAACTGGCTGTTCCATCTGCCGCAGTACGACCCGGTCAACGCCTTCGACGGCAACCCGGACACCGGCTGGGCGGAAGGGTCCCCCGGCTCGCCGGAGAACGAGTGGGTGCGGATCGACTTCACCGCCCCGACGGAGCTTCCGGCCTCGCTCCAGGTGACGCCGCTGCCCAGCGCGAACGTACGGGCCGCGCCGACCGTCGTGCGCGTCGAAACCGAGCGGGGCTTCAAGGACAGCCCGCTGAAGCCGGACGGATCGACGCAGACCGTGGCCGCGCCCACCGGGCAGGCGGCCTGGCTGAAGGTGACGATCCTGGAGTCCCAGCAGGGGCGCCCCGGGCTCACCGGCGCCGGGTTCACCGACATCGCGGTCCCCGGGGTGCAGGTGACCCGGATGCTGGAGCTGCCCTCGGACGCGCCGCGCGAGGGCGCGGACTCCACGGTCTACTCGCTGCGGCGGGGCAGCGACCCGGGCGGTCTGTCGTCGGTGGCGGCCGAGGTCGGCCTGCACCGGCAGTTCACCGCCCAGGAGGCGGGCCCGTACCGGGTGTCCGCGAGCGCGGTGCCGGTGCCCGGCGAGGAGCTGGACAAGCTGCTGTTCGAGCTGACGGGCGAGCGGGACAAGATCGAGGTGAGCGCCGACTCCACCGCACGGCTGGGCACCAACCTCAGCCCGCGCAATCTGACCGACGGTGATCTGACCACGGCGTGGATCGCGGGCGAACGCCCCACGCTGCGTCTGTCCTGGCCGGAGAAGAAGGAGGTCGGGGAGATCGTCTTCGCGGCGGCCGGCGGTCTGTCCACCCGCCCCGAGCAGGTGCAGATCAGCTCCCCCGACGGCACGGCGGTGGCCTCCGTGGACGAGAACGGCATGGCCCGCTTCTCGCCCATCAGGACCGACCGGATGGACATCACCATCTCGCGTCAGGCGCCGCTGACCGTCCACAACCCGGTCGCCGACGACCAGTTGCAGTTGCCGGTGGGGCTGAGCGAGGTCTACATCCCCGCCCTGGAGGAGTACCGCTCGCCGCAGCCGAAGCCGGGCAAGAAGTTCAGCCTGGCCTGCGGCAAGGGACCGGTCCTGTCCGTCGGCGGTACGTTCCTGGAGACCCGCGCCGAGGGCCTGGTGCGGGACCTGACACAGCGCCGCCCCATCGAGGTCACGCCGTGCACCGAGGGCGGCACGGTGGAACTGGCCGCCTCGTCCACCACCGTCGAGGCGGGTGACGCGGGACCGCTCGCCATCACGGACGTCACGCTGAGCAGGGGGAACTCGAAGGCCGCGTCGAGCACGCCGCGTTCCGTGGACGTCGAGCGGGGCGACGGCGACCGGCGCACGATCGCCGTCGGCGCGGGCGAGGCCTCCTACCTGCAGATCCACGAGAACCACAACAAGGGCTGGAAGGCCACCCTGGACGGCGAGGAGCTGACGCCGCTGCGGATCGACGGCTGGCAGCAGGCCTGGCTGGTCCCGGAGGGCGAGGGCGGCAAGGTCACCCTGGAGTACGAGCCGGCCCGGATCTACCAGGTGGGTCTGATCGGCGCGGGGGTCCTGCTCCTGGTGCTCGTGGGGCTCGCCTTCGGGCGTCGGCGGGGAGCCGAGCCGTACGCGGCCGGGGAGCAGCCCGTCGTGTCCGGCCCGGGTCCGGTCCTGGGCACGGTGGCGCTCACCCTGGTGGGGGTGGTGATCGCGGGGCCGCTCGCCCTGGCGGTGCCGGTCCTCGCCGTACTCGCCCACTTCCGGCCGAAGCTGCTCGCGCCGCTCGCGTTCGCGGCGATGGCCGCCGCGGGTGTCGTCGCCGCGGTGGGCACCGGGGACGCCACGGCCGAGGGCGAGGGCGCGTTCGGTGCGACGGCCCAGTTCCTGGCCCTGGTCGGGCTGTTCGCCGCCCTGGTCACGGTCGGACGCGGGCCGCTCGGCAGGCGCGCCGCCGGGGGACGGAGCACGGTGGCCCCCGCGGGCGGCGAGGCGTCCACGGTGCCGGCGCAGGTCACCGGTTCGGGCCGGACGCTGTCCACCGACCCGAAGCATCCACGGGGAACTCCGCCTCCCGCGCCCGGTATCGGATACGGAGCCGGCTCGGGCGAAGGGGCCGGCGACGGCCAAGGCGGTGACGGCCCGGCGCGGCAGTCCGGCGGTCAGCAGCCACCTCCTTCCCGTCCCGGGGAAGGCACCTGATGGCGACCACACGGCACCCCCGGGCGCGGGGCGGTACGCCCTGGCCCGGGGCCCCGGGCCGGGTGCCGTTCCCGGTGGTCGACGAGGTGGCCCGGCACTGTGCCCAGGACGCCGAGCCGAACACGGTGCACATCGAGATCCATCTGCCCGGCCGGGTGGACGAGGGGCGGCTGCGCTCCGCGTTCGCCGAGGCGCTCGCCCGGCACCCCCGGGCGCTGATGCGGGAGCGCCCGCGCTCCCCGTTCGCCCGGCGCTACGAGTGGGAGCTGACCGGGGGCCCCGACACGGATCCGGTCTCCTTCCCGCCGTCCGCGCCCGGGGCGCTCGCCCGGGCCCGGGCGCGGGCGCTGGACGAGGCCCCGCCGCTTACGGCCTCGCCGCCGCTGCGGCTCGCCGTGGTCCAGGAGCCGGGGACCGAGGGGTGCGCGCTGCTCTTCACCGTGCACCACACCGCCCTCGACGGCCCGGCCTGCATGCGGCTGGCGGCGACGGCCGCCGAGGTCTACGGCGCGCACCGCGTACCGCCGGCCTCCGCACCGGCGCGGCCGGCGTCCGGGCCGCTCGCCGGGGAGTCCCCGGCGGCGCCGCTGGCCCGGCCCGTCCGGGTCGCGGCGGGCTCACCGGGGCCCGCGCCCGTACCGGGCAACGCCATGCTGCTGGCCGAACTGCCGGTCCCCCGGCGGGAGTCCGGCGCTCCGTACACGGTGAACGACCAGCTGATGGTGGCCACCGCGCTCACGGTGGCCGACTGGAACCGGACGCAGGGCGCGCCGGGGGCCGACCGCCGGCCGTTGCGGATCACCATGCCGGTCGACGACCGCACCCGGGGGCCCGAGATGCCGATCGGGAACGGCACCCGGCTGGTGGAGGTCGGCTTCGCCGCGTCCGAACTGGCGCCCGGGGCGGACATCCCCGCGCTGCTCCGGGTGACCGCTGGACGTACCCGGGCGCTCAAGGCGCGCCCCCGCCCCCCGCTGGGCCGCTCCGCTTCCCTGCTGACCGCGCCGCTGCTGCCGGTGACCGCCCGCGCCGCCCTCACCCGGGGGCTGCGGGTGCTGGCGGGGCCGTGGACCTCGACGACGCTGCTGAGCAACATCGGCCGGGTGCCGTACCCGCTGGACTTCGGGGAGGCTGGCCGGGCCACCGCCGTGTGGTTCTCCGCGCCCGCCCGGATGCCCCGGGGGCTGACGTTCACCACGGCGTCCACGGGCGGCCGGCTGCATCTGACGCTGCGCTGGTCGCGCACCCTGCTGGGGGACGAGGACGGCGTACGCCTGCGCGAGATGTTCACCCGACACCTGGCATCGACGTCCTCGGAGACCGTATGACCGGCACCACCTCTCCCCCGTCCGGGCTGCGGGACTTCTACGAGAACCCGGCCGTCCCGGTCGCGTCGGGCGACGGGCGCACCCTTCGGCAGGCCCGACTGCTGGCCGACGCCCTGGGCGAGCCGGGCCAGGTGATCCTCGACATCGGGTGCGGCGACGGCACGGCGGCGGCCACGGCGGCCCCGGTTCTCGCCGGTCACCGGCTGGTCGGCGTCGACTGGTCGCAGGACGCGCTGCGCAGGGCCCGGCCCCGGATGGGGCTCGTGGTGCGCGGCGAGCTGGAGCACGGTGGGCTGCCGCTGGCCGACGGATGCGCGGACGCGGTGCTGTTCAGCGAGATCCTGGAACATCTGGTCGACCCGGACCAGGCGCTGGACGAACTGCGGCGGGTCCTGCGGCCCGGCGGCCATCTGATGCTGTCCACCCCGAACCTGGCGGCCTGGTACAACCGGGCGCTGTTGCTCGCCGGGGTGCAGCCGGTGTTCTCGGAGGTCAGTCTGCGCGGGATCCACGGCCGCCCCGGCTCGGAGGTGGTCGGGCATCTGCGGCTGTACACGGCCCGTGCGCTGCGCTCGTTCCTGGCGGCGTCCGGCTTCGACGACGTGAGGATCACGGGCGCCCCCTTCCACGGGGTTCCGCGTGCGCTGCGGCTGCTGGACCGGGCGGCGTGCGCGGTGCCCGGGGCGGCCTCCATCCTGCTGGCCCACGCGCGGCGGAGGTAGCGTGGTGTGGTGGGGCGTCGGCGCGGCGCTGGTGGCCAACGCGCTGTACAGCGTGGGGTTTGTGGTGGAGAAGCGGGCCCTGGGCTCGCTGCCCGCGCTCTCCGCCGGCCGACCGCTGCGGGTGGTCCGGGTGCTGCTGACCAGTCCGCTGTGGATCGTCGGCGCGCTGGCGCTGGCGGCCGGGTTCGGGGCCCAGCTGATCGTCTACCGGGCGCTGCCGATCGCGGCGGCGCAGGGCATCTTCGTCTCCGGTCTGGTGCTGCTCCTGCTGTTGTCGTCGGCCGTGCTCGGCGAGGAGTCGACGGGCCGCGAACGCTACGCGCTGGGCGGGGTGCTGGTCGCCCTGCTGATGGTGGTCGCCTCGGTGCGCGAGGGCGAGGACGTGGTGAGCGGCGGCGCCCCGTGGGCGCTGGTGCTGCTGGTCTGCCTGCCCGCGCTGGGGGCGGGCGTCTGGCTGTACGTACGGGTCGAGGGCCGGGCGGCCAAACGGCACCGGGTCCCGACCAGCGGCATCGGGTACGGGGTGGCGGTGGGCCTGCTCTACGGGGTCAGCTCGCTGGCCATCAAGGGCACGTCCAGCCGGCTGACCGGCACCGATCTGGGCGAGGCCGCGCTGTCGCTGCTGGCGTCCCCGTATCCGTATCTGCTGTTGTTCACCGCGGGGGCGGGTCTGGTGATGTCGCAGACCGCGTTGCAGCGCTGCCGGGCCTCCCTCATCGTGCCGGTGTGCACCACGGTGACCTGCCTGTTCACCGCGGTCCTCGGGACGCTCGCGTTCGGCGAGACGCTTCCCGACGATCCGCTGCTGCTGACCCTGCGGGTGGGCGGCACGGCGCTCGCCCTCTCCGTCCTGCTGGCCATGCCGCGCCACGACCCCCAGCCCGCCGCCCCGTCCTGACCCGGGTCCGGTACCACCGGCACTCCCGGCATCCCCGCCACCCCCGACCCCGAGGAGCCACCCGATGAACCCCGACGACCCGCTGCTCGCCCTGCTGGCCTGCCCGCTCGACAAGGGCCCACTGTCCCTGGTGGCCGACGAGGAGACGGCGGAGGCGGCGCTCTACAATCCCCGGCTGCGCCTGAGTTACCCGATCGTGGACGGCATCCCGCAGCTGCTGCCCTCATCGGGCCGGAAGGTCGGGGCGGACGACCACGAGCGCCTGCTCACGCGGCTCAAGGCCTCGGCCACATGACCACGTTCGCCGCGGCGGTGGCGTCCCGGCTGCCCGGGGGCCTCGTCGGATCGGCCGCCGTCGCCCTGTACCCGCGCTTCGAGCCCGAGCTCCGGCGGCTCGCCGACTTCTGCCCGCCGGACGGTGTCGCCGTCGACATCGGGGGCTGGTACGGCCCCTGGTCGCGGCGGCTCGCCGCCCGCTGCGGCGAGGTGGTCACCATCGAGCCCGTGCCGCATCTGGCCGAACACCTGCGCCGGACGCTGCCGTCGAACGCCCGGGTGGTCCAGGGCGCGGCGACCGACCGGACGGGTACGGCGCGGCTGTGGTTCCCGGAGGGAGACCGGGGCGACCGGGGGGTGTCGTCGCTGGCCCGCCGCGACATCCACGCGCACTGCCTGGAGGTGCCGTCGATCACCGTCGACAGCCTCGGGCTGAGCGGGGTCGGCTTCGTGAAGATGGACGTCGACGGCGGCGAGCGGGCGGCGCTGCGCGGTGCGGCGGAGCTGCTGCGCAGGGACCGCCCGGCCCTGCTCATCGAGCTGGAGAGCCGGCTCGGCCCGATCGCCCCGGCGGTTGACCTGCTGACCGGCCAGGGTTACGCGGGCTGGCTCCTGGCGGACCGGCGCTGGATCCCGCTCGACGGGTTCGACCTGGTGGCCCACCAGGCACGGACGGAGCACCTGGTGCACCAGGGACTGCTCCGCCGGGCCTTCGTCCCGCACCGCGAGCGGTACATCAACTCGGTGCTCTTCCTGCCGGACGGTCGGACCCCGGGCACCACCTGACCGACTCTGACCGGCCCTGCCCTGACCTGCGATACCGCCGTGCCCCTCGCTCACTGACCGCCAGGGCGTCGTCGCCCGCCCCTCACCGGCGGGCGACGCGACCCGGGGGCCACGCCCGGGCGTGCCGTCAGCTCCGCCGGGCCTCCTCGGCGTTGCGCCAGACCGTCAGGTCGATGGTGATGTAGCGGCTGGGATCGTTGGCACCCGACTTGCCGCGATAGGTCACCACGGCGATGTGCCCGGCCTTGCTGAGCACACAGATCTGCGATCCGGACGTGAGCTGGTCGAGTCCGATCTTCTCGGTGAAGCGGGTCTCCTCGCGGCAGACCTTCAACGAGCCCTTCTGCGAGTTCTTCAGCACGACCAGCTTCCCGTTCGCGCTGCCCACCTGCTCGTCGCCGAAGAGGGAGTCCCGGTAGAAGTAGAAGTCCTTCTTGCCGTACATGACGCCGCTGTCCTCGTCCTCCAGCGGCCGGGGCGGGTTGTCGGCGAGCTGCAGCGCGTAGTTCGCCGTGACGTCGATGCCCTTGTACGCGACAGGCTCGGGATCGACCGGCTTCTCCCGGCCCTCGCCCCCGGAACCGCCCCCGCTCGCACCGCCGTTGGAGGACGCCTCGGACCGGTCGCCCTTGCCGGAGGTGTCGGGGTCCTCCGGCAGCAGCGCTCCGATGACACCGAGGACGACCAGCGCGCCGAAGACCGAAGCGGCGACGATCAGACCTGTCCGCTTGGGGCGCGGCGCGGCGGGCTGGAAACCGGGCGAGACCCAGCCGGGCTGCTGGTGGCCGGGCTGAGCGAATCCGGACGGGTGGTGGGGCGGCGGAGTGGCGTAGCCCTGGGGGCGGGTGTTCTGCTGCCAGTGACCGGTCGGCACGGTTCCCGGCGCCCCGGGAGCCCCCGGCGCTCCGGGTGCGGCCGGCCCGGTCTGGGTGGGTGCGGCGGCCACGGCGTAACCGGTCGGGGTGTACGGGTGGGCGGGGCCCGGTCCCGGGGGCTGCGAGGAGTGCTGCGTGGGCGTGGGCCCGGTGGTGGGCAGTGGTGGCGGGGTGGGTGCGGGGGCGGGGAGCCGGTGCCGTTCGGTGATGGAGCCGGCGACTGCCTGCGGGAGCCAGTCCTCGCCCTGGCGCAGTGGTTCGGGGGAGATCTCGTGGCACATCCGGATGATGTCGGTCAGGGCGGGGCGGTCAGCGGCGTCGCGGCTGAGGCAGCGGGTGACCAGGGGGCGCAGCTCGTCGGGCAGCCGGCTGAGGTCGGGGTCCTCGTGGACGATCCGGTAGAGGACCGCGTGCGAGGGGCCGTCGCCGAACGCGGGTGCGCCGATCGCGGCGTAGGCGACGATCTGGCCGAGGGCGAAGACGTCGGTGGCCGGGGTGACGGTGCCGACGGCCGCCTGCTCCGGTGACATGAACGCCGGGGTGCCGACGCTGACGCCGGTGCCGGTGAGGGCGGTCGCGTCGGCGGCCCGGGCGATACCGAAGTCGATCACCCGGGGCCCGTCGGCGGCGAGCAGGACGTTCGCGGGCTTCAGGTCACGGTGGACGATGCCCGCACCGTGGATGACACCGAGCGCCTCGGCCACCCCGATGGTCAGCAACAGGACACTTTGCAAAGGGAGTCGGCCGTGCCGGGTCACCGCGTGCGCGAGCGAGGGGCCCGGCACATAGGCCGTCGCCAGCCACGGCTGCGCCCCCTCGGTGTCATCATCGATGACCGGCGCGGTGTACAGGCCCTGCACCCGCTGCGCGGCCCGCACCTCCTGCCGGAAACGCCGCCGGAACTCCGGATCCTCGCTGAACTCCGCCCGGATCACCTTGATCGCGAGAGGACGGCCGCCCGGCGTGTAGGAGAGGTACACCTTGCCCATACCGCCCGCGCCCAGCACGGCGGCCAGCCGATAGCCGCCCACGACAGCCGGATCATCGGCCTTGAGCGGCTGGAACGGGTCGGTCGAAGGCGCGCTGCTCATAAGGAACCATCCCCCTGGTCACGGCAGTCCGGAGCCTGCACACGCCCCGAAGATCAGACGAGAGCGTACCCAATGCCGGGGCGGGCCAGGGCTTGGCCGCAGGGAGGCATCCC is a window from the Streptomyces sp. MMBL 11-1 genome containing:
- a CDS encoding alpha-(1->3)-arabinofuranosyltransferase domain-containing protein, which codes for MTSAVHPPRSTAPDGAGPAPSGPADGPPTPRSRRWLLGFWAAVFAAFLAVSPGRMTFDTKLGVVVDPWRFLGDLGELWHSRAGFGGIADQYVGYAVPMLPYYGAADLLHVPVWLAERLWLSLIVATAFWGALRLAERLAVGSPATRLPAAVAYALWPTYTIVVGSTSAAALPGALLPWVLLPLTNPRLAPRTAAARSALLIPLMGGVNAASTLASLLPVGLYLLSRPGGPRKRALLGWWIPGVILATAWWVVPLLLLGIFGENFMPYVESSYTTTTTMSATEVLRGGGNWVGYLNFGEAWLPAGWTVATATVTILGSALAAALGLAGLARRDLPERRWLVLTVLCVALITLAGYGGALGGLFHGTVQDWLDGWLVPFRNIYKFQTGLALALALGLAHLTAVVSVAAAARGGGNPVRARRLVPVVAAALVLPGLAWPYVNGSILQTGSFQQLPTYWETTGSWLKKNSANDRALVVPATAHGIYTWGSPIDQPLDVLANSPWAQRDYVPFGTPGNRRAMDAVEQALTTGGEVPGLSEYLNRAGLHYVVVRNDLDPDQLGYVPTTTVKRTLEASGYRRVTGFGPVMTGGRIAADTPVQVEGLYPRQRAVEIYEPPAGTERPGRATTSPVASTAVVSGGPESLLPLSASGALNGRPAVLAGDAHPGLGRPSLYAAGDGLRRADTRFGLVNSNTSYTYTSDERNAVDAAQDPDRRPRQILPTSGAEHQTTAVLRGAKKVSASSVGNWLFHLPQYDPVNAFDGNPDTGWAEGSPGSPENEWVRIDFTAPTELPASLQVTPLPSANVRAAPTVVRVETERGFKDSPLKPDGSTQTVAAPTGQAAWLKVTILESQQGRPGLTGAGFTDIAVPGVQVTRMLELPSDAPREGADSTVYSLRRGSDPGGLSSVAAEVGLHRQFTAQEAGPYRVSASAVPVPGEELDKLLFELTGERDKIEVSADSTARLGTNLSPRNLTDGDLTTAWIAGERPTLRLSWPEKKEVGEIVFAAAGGLSTRPEQVQISSPDGTAVASVDENGMARFSPIRTDRMDITISRQAPLTVHNPVADDQLQLPVGLSEVYIPALEEYRSPQPKPGKKFSLACGKGPVLSVGGTFLETRAEGLVRDLTQRRPIEVTPCTEGGTVELAASSTTVEAGDAGPLAITDVTLSRGNSKAASSTPRSVDVERGDGDRRTIAVGAGEASYLQIHENHNKGWKATLDGEELTPLRIDGWQQAWLVPEGEGGKVTLEYEPARIYQVGLIGAGVLLLVLVGLAFGRRRGAEPYAAGEQPVVSGPGPVLGTVALTLVGVVIAGPLALAVPVLAVLAHFRPKLLAPLAFAAMAAAGVVAAVGTGDATAEGEGAFGATAQFLALVGLFAALVTVGRGPLGRRAAGGRSTVAPAGGEASTVPAQVTGSGRTLSTDPKHPRGTPPPAPGIGYGAGSGEGAGDGQGGDGPARQSGGQQPPPSRPGEGT
- a CDS encoding condensation protein, whose protein sequence is MATTRHPRARGGTPWPGAPGRVPFPVVDEVARHCAQDAEPNTVHIEIHLPGRVDEGRLRSAFAEALARHPRALMRERPRSPFARRYEWELTGGPDTDPVSFPPSAPGALARARARALDEAPPLTASPPLRLAVVQEPGTEGCALLFTVHHTALDGPACMRLAATAAEVYGAHRVPPASAPARPASGPLAGESPAAPLARPVRVAAGSPGPAPVPGNAMLLAELPVPRRESGAPYTVNDQLMVATALTVADWNRTQGAPGADRRPLRITMPVDDRTRGPEMPIGNGTRLVEVGFAASELAPGADIPALLRVTAGRTRALKARPRPPLGRSASLLTAPLLPVTARAALTRGLRVLAGPWTSTTLLSNIGRVPYPLDFGEAGRATAVWFSAPARMPRGLTFTTASTGGRLHLTLRWSRTLLGDEDGVRLREMFTRHLASTSSETV
- a CDS encoding class I SAM-dependent methyltransferase — protein: MTGTTSPPSGLRDFYENPAVPVASGDGRTLRQARLLADALGEPGQVILDIGCGDGTAAATAAPVLAGHRLVGVDWSQDALRRARPRMGLVVRGELEHGGLPLADGCADAVLFSEILEHLVDPDQALDELRRVLRPGGHLMLSTPNLAAWYNRALLLAGVQPVFSEVSLRGIHGRPGSEVVGHLRLYTARALRSFLAASGFDDVRITGAPFHGVPRALRLLDRAACAVPGAASILLAHARRR
- a CDS encoding Trm112 family protein — translated: MNPDDPLLALLACPLDKGPLSLVADEETAEAALYNPRLRLSYPIVDGIPQLLPSSGRKVGADDHERLLTRLKASAT
- a CDS encoding FkbM family methyltransferase, with amino-acid sequence MTTFAAAVASRLPGGLVGSAAVALYPRFEPELRRLADFCPPDGVAVDIGGWYGPWSRRLAARCGEVVTIEPVPHLAEHLRRTLPSNARVVQGAATDRTGTARLWFPEGDRGDRGVSSLARRDIHAHCLEVPSITVDSLGLSGVGFVKMDVDGGERAALRGAAELLRRDRPALLIELESRLGPIAPAVDLLTGQGYAGWLLADRRWIPLDGFDLVAHQARTEHLVHQGLLRRAFVPHRERYINSVLFLPDGRTPGTT
- a CDS encoding serine/threonine-protein kinase, yielding MSSAPSTDPFQPLKADDPAVVGGYRLAAVLGAGGMGKVYLSYTPGGRPLAIKVIRAEFSEDPEFRRRFRQEVRAAQRVQGLYTAPVIDDDTEGAQPWLATAYVPGPSLAHAVTRHGRLPLQSVLLLTIGVAEALGVIHGAGIVHRDLKPANVLLAADGPRVIDFGIARAADATALTGTGVSVGTPAFMSPEQAAVGTVTPATDVFALGQIVAYAAIGAPAFGDGPSHAVLYRIVHEDPDLSRLPDELRPLVTRCLSRDAADRPALTDIIRMCHEISPEPLRQGEDWLPQAVAGSITERHRLPAPAPTPPPLPTTGPTPTQHSSQPPGPGPAHPYTPTGYAVAAAPTQTGPAAPGAPGAPGAPGTVPTGHWQQNTRPQGYATPPPHHPSGFAQPGHQQPGWVSPGFQPAAPRPKRTGLIVAASVFGALVVLGVIGALLPEDPDTSGKGDRSEASSNGGASGGGSGGEGREKPVDPEPVAYKGIDVTANYALQLADNPPRPLEDEDSGVMYGKKDFYFYRDSLFGDEQVGSANGKLVVLKNSQKGSLKVCREETRFTEKIGLDQLTSGSQICVLSKAGHIAVVTYRGKSGANDPSRYITIDLTVWRNAEEARRS